The Flavobacterium johnsoniae UW101 genomic interval ACAGTCTGTTTAGATTTAGGTTAAAATTAAAGATTGGAAAACTTAAATTATTTTAAATAATACATGAAAATCAGCGGATTGGTAATAACCTATAATGAGGAGAAAAATATAGGTAAATGTATAGATGCACTTTTTAGAATTTGTGATGAAGTAATCGTAATAGATTCATTAAGTGTTGATAATACAGTAAAAATTGCAGAAGAAAAAGGAGCTAAAGTTATCCCGCAGAAGTTTTTAGGCGATGGACCACAGCGAATTCATGGACTTCAATATTGTAAAAACGACTGGATTTTAAATCTGGACGCAGATGAGATTTTAGCCGAAGATGCCGAAAAATTCATATTATCAGGAAAACATGAAAATCAAGATTTTGATGTCTATACTTTTAGATTGTATAATTATCTGGGGGGTAAAAAAATAAATTTTGCAGGCTGGTATCCTGATAAAACAGCACGTTTTTTTAATAAAAAAACAGCTTCTCCATCAAATGAGAGAGTTCATCAAAAAGTTTGCGAAAGCAATAAGACCCATTTAAATGTTCATATAAATCATTACGCTTGGGAAAATTTTGATCAATTTATCGCCAAGAAAAATTTATACACTACCTGGCATTCGCAGCAGCTTTATGATCAGGGAAAAAGAGTCAATGCTTTTAAACCTGTATTAAATGGAACAGTTTCTTTTATAAGATGCTATTTCTTTAAAAAAGGTTTTTTAAACGGATTGGATGGTATAACGTTTTCAATGATTCAGGCTTTTTTCTCTTACATGAAATATGCGAAGCTTTTGAAACTTCAGAAAAGTAATAAATAATAAAAAATCCAAATTTCAATCGAAATTTGGATTTTTTATTGATTTTTAAAATCTATACTGCAACATCGTATTCGCGAAGTGCATTATTTAATGAAGTTTTTAAATCTGTAGAAGGTTTACGAGTTCCAATGATTAAAGCGCATGGAACTTGGAATTCACCAGCAGCAAATTTCTTAGTGTAACTTCCTGGAATTACAACAGAACGTGCAGGAACAAAA includes:
- a CDS encoding glycosyltransferase family 2 protein; the protein is MKISGLVITYNEEKNIGKCIDALFRICDEVIVIDSLSVDNTVKIAEEKGAKVIPQKFLGDGPQRIHGLQYCKNDWILNLDADEILAEDAEKFILSGKHENQDFDVYTFRLYNYLGGKKINFAGWYPDKTARFFNKKTASPSNERVHQKVCESNKTHLNVHINHYAWENFDQFIAKKNLYTTWHSQQLYDQGKRVNAFKPVLNGTVSFIRCYFFKKGFLNGLDGITFSMIQAFFSYMKYAKLLKLQKSNK